In Garciella nitratireducens DSM 15102, a single window of DNA contains:
- a CDS encoding transposase yields the protein YGNRQFWCKGYYVDTVGRNKKAIEQYIRNQLQEDIAHDQISLKEYMDPFTGEPVNKGKR from the coding sequence TATGGAAATAGACAATTTTGGTGTAAAGGATATTATGTAGATACAGTAGGCAGAAATAAAAAGGCAATAGAACAGTATATAAGAAATCAACTTCAAGAAGATATTGCACATGACCAAATAAGTTTAAAAGAGTATATGGACCCGTTTACGGGTGAGCCAGTAAACAAAGGCAAAAGATAA